DNA sequence from the Bacillus pumilus genome:
TAGATGGTTCTTTCGCTACATCTGTGTCTTTCGGTTTATTAAAAATTAATAAACTCGTTGCGACCACCAAAATAAGCACCACAACGATACCAATTAATATGTTAAGCACCATATTGGCCTTTCTGCGCTTATCACGATGTTCAAATCGAGAATTTCTACTCAAAATCTCTGCACTCCTTTGCCTCTGTTCCCTAAGTCGTTACTATTTTAACATGACATGAAGGGATGTTCTATGTCTGTTTCTTTTCAATTTCGTTGACCTTTTTTACAATATCATAAAACGCATCATTTGTCTTAGCCCGGCCACTTGTCTCATCAAGGTGAACAACGACAAGAGCATATTTTGGTTTTTCCACCGGAAAGTATCCAGCAAACCACTTATGATAAAGCGGATTCCCCTTTTTATCTTTACTGCCAGTTTGGGCAGTGCCTGATTTCCCCGCCACATCAAATGGAAGGTCTCGAAACCTTCTTCCTGTTCCTTTGTCAGACGTTACCACCTGCCTTAAGTACTTTTGCAGTTTTTGTGCTGTATAGCGGTCAATACTGCCCCCTTCTGGTCGTTTGTTTTGAAAGGTTAGCATCGTTGTTCCGTTTTGATACAGCACTTTTTCAGCGATTTTCACTTCTTTTCGTTCTCCGCCTCTTGCAATCGACGCCATCATATTGGCCATTTGCAAAGGAGTCGTTTTGACATTTTTTTGCCCTATTGCGGTTTGGGCAATAGCCTTTTTAACATGCTTGTCTCTTTTATCCCCCCACACATTGCCGGTTTCTTCACGATCAAACTGTTTGAAATGCTGCTTATGATAGACATCCCCTTCCCAGCCAGCTCGATCAATGAGTCCAAGCTTTGCAGCCGTCTTTTCAATGATTTGATCATCTGTTTGGATCAGCTTGTCAGCAAGTGTTGCAAAGGTATAATTACAGCTCTGCGAAAAGCTCTCAGACAGATTCAGCACTTCCTGCGTTCCTTCTGGCTCTCCATATAAATTCTTTCGACAGTCATACATCGTTTGTGGCTGGTCGAGGGTTTTTTCGATTGCTGCGGCAAGTACAGCGGTTTTAAAGACAGAGCCTGGTGCCATGGCAGTCAGCATGTAATTTCTTGCTTCATGCCGGTTTTTGCTTGTGACGTTTGGCATACTTGCCATCGCCAGCACACTGCTGCTTTCAATGTCGAGCAGAACGGCCCCGCCTTTTTCGACGCCCTGGTCTTTCAGTACCTTCTCCATTTCAGCTTGCATGTTTTCATCAATTGTTGTTTGAACTTGAAGAGGATAAAATGAATGAGCCTCTGCTGTATATTTGACGTCCATCCCAAACAAAGGGTTTCCCCTTCCGTCCACATGATATAACAATTTTGTGTCTTGCTCGGGTAATAAAAATTCGTCAAAGGTACTTTCCAGCCCAAAAGTGCCGATTTCTGTACGGATGGAAAGCTCTTTTTTGTCAGGATAACGCTTTCTGAGCAATTCTGGATTCTCGCTCGTGAAGCCTAATGTGTGGAGGGCAAGTCTTTTTTTGTCCTTCTCTTTCATATATACGCCGTACACACCTGAATATTTCATATCATTGATGTCTTTCAGCTTTTTTTTCGTGATGTCATCTTTGAGAATCAGAGGTTTTTTGGTTTCTGTCAGCTGTTTTTTGAGTTCATCTTCTTCCATCTCAAGAATAGAGGCGGTTTGTTTTAAATGAGGAAGATCATATTGCAGGAAAGGAAATAAGATCACCGCAGGCTGTTCTTTTGTGAGAAGCGCCTCGCCGTTTCGATCTAAAAATTCACCGCGGCCATCTGAAATGACCACTTCTTCTGTACGCTGTTTGACACTTTCTTGTATTAAATTGATATCAAGCTTTGAAAAAGATTCTGTGAAAAACAGTTGAATTTCTGCCAGTCTGATGAGAAGACCGAGCAGCAGCATAAATATAATAGCACCTGTCCATTGAATTCTACGTTTTTTGCGCATAAAAACACCTCGTCCCTATTGTGGACGAGGTGTTTATCGTATAAACGTGATTATGAAATTTTTACAATTTGGACGAACATTTCTCCGCCAGGTGTTTGAACGGTTACTTTGTCGTCTACTTGTTTGCCTAATAGGCTTTTTGCAATTGGTGAATCGTTTGAAATCTTTCCTTCGAACGGATCAGCTTCTGCACTTCCAACGATTGTGTAAGACTCTTCTTCTCCGTCTGGTAATTCAACGAAAGTGACTGTTTTACCAAGTGAGACAATATTTGAGTTTCCTTCATCTTCGATAATTTTGGCATTGCGAATCATATTATCAAGCGTAGTGATACGCCCTTCTACAAACGCTTGCTCTTCTTTAGCAGAATCATATTCCGAGTTTTCAGAGAGGTCTCCAAAGCTTCTAGCAATTTTAATACGCTCTACAACCTCTTTACGTTTAACCGTTTTCAAATGTTCAAGCTCTTCTTCTAATTTACGTTTTCCTTCTTCTGTCATTGGAAATACTTTCTCTTGTGCCATGAATCATTCACTCCTTCTATTAATCCTCATCATACATACTTTCTGCACGTGAGTGACGACTGAAATATACAAGAATGAGGACTTCTTCATGCCCTCATTCCTTCTGTCCCATATTTGTAAAAGTCCATCTTACATGGCGTCCCTTTTAGATGCAACTATTATGCCTTTTCTCAGATAGGACCATCCGCAGCGGTCAAAAGATGATCTATCTTATCGCACAAACTGTGGAAAGGCACAGGAAGCTCCTGTACCTCGTTCGCCATTTCGATCATATGTAGAAGAATAGCTTATCCATTCTCCATCTTCCCAATACATAATATGGTCAGTGTACGATATGTCTATGCTATATTATTACATAATTGCTTTTTGATCAAGAATTGTTTGAAAATTTGTGATGATTTGTTTGTCGTTTTTTTAATATAATTTTACAAAATCGAAACCACTTCAATATTCAGCTTGAAAACGACATTTTTCTACATCTATTTCACATCATTGTTTTCCTATCATATCAAATCTTTCATTCAAAGTGTTACTTCTTAAAATATTTAAGCAGCTTCTACTTTTAGAAACAAGTGAAATATGGTATTTATTCTCTTTATTATGATGCTGAAAAGACTTTACAATGTAAAGGTTTTTTTCTCCTCCACCATTTACTCTGCTCGGTTTTGAAGAATCGTTTGAATTTTTGTCACCATTAAGTCAATGGTCTTGATATGTTATTTATTGATAACAAAATCAACTGAAACCCAATGCTTTCAGAGTTTCTCTATGTTCCGCTATGTTGATATTTTCATTATTTTTAGATCAATTATATTTTTTTGTGGGCAAACTGTGGGCAGAGACAGCATTTACAACAGAAATCTTTTTGAATACTGTTTTTAGATTCATTCTTCTACAAAAACCCTTTGTTTTTAAACTTCAATTACGGATATTATGATAAACTTATATGGAAAATAATTGTTACGGAGGGTTTATATTGAATCACATGAAAACGTGTTTCTTCCTATTATTATGTATTACATTGTTAAGTGGATGCAACACCACTTCAAAAGAAAGCGGGACAACAACCACAGAGAGTGAAGGCTATAATTCCAATAACAACTTAGAAAAGAGCAATAAAAAGACATTAGATAAAGTTGGTGACAGTTTATACGACCCTGATACCGGAACAGTCACTTTAAACAATGTAAAAGATATAAGTGATAAAAAGGTCCGAATAGGTGATTTGAAAATCGTTTTCCACAATATAAAAGTTATTACAATCACCGATCTTACTGATAATTTTAAAGCTGAATTGGAGGAACATTTTGATGGGAAACTAAATAAATTCACTTATGCCCAAATCCTTTATGAAACAGAAAACACAGGTAAAGATCAAATCTCTTGGAGAGGATTTAGAACTGCTGTCACTCAGGGAAAACACCAAGTAAATTTAGATTTTAATTTATATATGGGATTACCAAATCCATCATCTATAGAAATGTTGCCAGAATCGAAATTAGAAAATAACATGGTCTGGATTCCTCTAAATGAAAATGAGAGGGCTATTAGAATAAAAGCCGAAGATGTATTAAAGAATGACAACAACAAGCCTGATGCAATCGTCTATGGAAAAGAAGTAAGTTTTGATATCTAAGGAAGTTCATCATGACTGATCTTGAAGAGTGGTCATCATATTTGAAGATTTCGTTGAAAACCATTTATAAATTCCTTTATTGTTATATAATGGTTATTTACTTAAAAGAGCGCCATTCTTAGGGGGAACAAAATGGGAATTTTCATTTCAATATTTGCCGGTTTAATGATTATAGGAATTTGTGTAGGACTTATTCTATTAATTTTCTCGAAATCAAGGAAAGTAGGAAAAGGCGTTTTTATTACTTGTCTTCTTATATTGTTATCAATATCATTTTTGAATTCATTTGTTTGGAAATATGAAAGCTCAGAAATAGCATCAATAACTCCTGAAAAGTATAATCAATTAAAGGAAGGTATGACTCCTAAAGAAGTTAAGAAAATTGTTGGTGGTTCCGCTAGATCAGAAGAAATAAAAGAAGATAATTATTTCATTTGGGAATATGAAGGGGAAAAAGGAATTGAAAATGATGCCTCGGCAGACTTAATATTTGAAGATGATCGACTAAGTTCTAAATTTGAAAGTGGTTTGCTGACAAAGCACAATGAAACAGATTCCGAACAGGTATACGAGTCAGAAGTAGCAGGTGAAGAAGATGAATTAGAATCTTTGAAAAGTGATGCTGAATATGAAATTGAATCTATTGTAGAAGATAATTACACTACTGCCTCAATTGAAAAAATAGAAATAAATGAAGATATGGGATCAGAAAAGCCAAATAAATTAATTGCTCTTGTTCACTTGTCATTTGATGCAAAAAATTCTGCTCAAACATCTTATAATATGGTGGAAATGTATAGTGATGACCTAGCTGCTAAGATTGGATCGGAAAATGATACTGTCAACCAAATCGCTGTATTTTGGAAAGTTCCTTATATAGATGAAGATGAAACATTAGCTAAATTCTCATACGAACGTTCAGGAGAACATATGATAATCACTGATAAAGTATCTTCTTTACGATGACCCTTCGACTTGAAGGGTTTTTTATTTACATTTATAATCGAACATACATTCTTTTATAGGAGGGTACGGTGTGACCGATCTTGAAAGGAAACTTTACCGAATCATCTACAATATGAGCAGATTCAGAAAGAATCCCTCGATGGATGACCTTAAAAGGAAAACGGGTAAAGATGAGCCAACAATTCGTAAGGCGGTTAAAAACTTAGTTTCTGGTAAGGAAATGACGTGGGATAAGGAGAAGAAGGAATGGAGGTTTAAGTAAACAACAAAAGCCGCCCGGATGGACGGCCGACAAGTATCATTTGTTAATGTTTTTCTTTATTTCTTCTATCTCGTTTCTGAGGGATTTATTTTCTCGTTTGATCTTAGAAACCTCTACGACTGTCAGTAACAAAGTTGCGATTATGAGTAAAATCAAAATATATTCAAACATAATCAAATGTCCATGTAGTAGTCATCGAAGCCAAACGTTCCGGGAATACCGATAACAGGTACTAATGCGGCTCTGAATTTCCATCTATGTTTTTTGTAAAACTTCTTGCTGAGCTGTTTACGTTTGTACAGTTGTTTTGCTATGTAACGACCTGCACCATATCCTGTACCAACAACGGCAGCCATGCTTGTAATTGCCGCCATTACTACAAAAAACGGATTATGTACTGTGGCTTTATCTTCTTTGTCGAAAAGACTGTCGATTTTAAAGATGTCATTGTCAGATAGGCCAAGTTCTAAAGCGCCTTGATATAATTCAGGATCATTCTTGGTGAAAGATTCTGTTGTTTCGTTTTGTTGCACATATTGTGACTGATTAGTTTTTGCATCTGCAAACTCTCCAAGCGTACAGGAAATACCCAACGCAGCTACAATGGACAATGATATTCTTTTTATCCATTTTTTATTCAAGTCAAACCCTCCCCCTTTTGTAATCACAGGTTAAGG
Encoded proteins:
- the greA gene encoding transcription elongation factor GreA; the protein is MAQEKVFPMTEEGKRKLEEELEHLKTVKRKEVVERIKIARSFGDLSENSEYDSAKEEQAFVEGRITTLDNMIRNAKIIEDEGNSNIVSLGKTVTFVELPDGEEESYTIVGSAEADPFEGKISNDSPIAKSLLGKQVDDKVTVQTPGGEMFVQIVKIS
- a CDS encoding peptidoglycan D,D-transpeptidase FtsI family protein; protein product: MRKKRRIQWTGAIIFMLLLGLLIRLAEIQLFFTESFSKLDINLIQESVKQRTEEVVISDGRGEFLDRNGEALLTKEQPAVILFPFLQYDLPHLKQTASILEMEEDELKKQLTETKKPLILKDDITKKKLKDINDMKYSGVYGVYMKEKDKKRLALHTLGFTSENPELLRKRYPDKKELSIRTEIGTFGLESTFDEFLLPEQDTKLLYHVDGRGNPLFGMDVKYTAEAHSFYPLQVQTTIDENMQAEMEKVLKDQGVEKGGAVLLDIESSSVLAMASMPNVTSKNRHEARNYMLTAMAPGSVFKTAVLAAAIEKTLDQPQTMYDCRKNLYGEPEGTQEVLNLSESFSQSCNYTFATLADKLIQTDDQIIEKTAAKLGLIDRAGWEGDVYHKQHFKQFDREETGNVWGDKRDKHVKKAIAQTAIGQKNVKTTPLQMANMMASIARGGERKEVKIAEKVLYQNGTTMLTFQNKRPEGGSIDRYTAQKLQKYLRQVVTSDKGTGRRFRDLPFDVAGKSGTAQTGSKDKKGNPLYHKWFAGYFPVEKPKYALVVVHLDETSGRAKTNDAFYDIVKKVNEIEKKQT